A region of Nitrosomonas stercoris DNA encodes the following proteins:
- a CDS encoding ammonia monooxygenase gamma subunit translates to MRTIKILLLAILLTPFVVHSSGEVLDKAPIDRADKESLKRGAVSFVDYCLTCHGADFMRYNRHGDIGMSEEDIRTELIRTGQKTGDLMEASMRKKEAEQWFGVAPPDLSVIARSRGADWLYTYLRTFYQDSETYSGWNNLIFDKVAMPHVLHHLQGWQVLDSGTNSLVVTKPGTMTSEEYDKFVADLVNYMVYLGEPHAAYRKELGTIVLLFLFGMLGLTYLLKKEYWRDIH, encoded by the coding sequence ATGAGAACGATAAAAATTTTATTGCTGGCTATTTTACTAACTCCGTTTGTCGTACATTCTTCTGGGGAGGTATTAGACAAAGCCCCTATTGATAGGGCTGATAAGGAGTCGTTAAAGCGCGGTGCCGTTAGTTTTGTTGACTATTGCTTGACTTGTCATGGTGCCGATTTCATGCGCTACAATCGTCATGGTGACATTGGAATGAGCGAGGAGGATATTCGTACTGAGCTTATTCGTACTGGGCAAAAAACTGGAGACCTGATGGAAGCTTCGATGAGAAAAAAAGAAGCAGAACAATGGTTTGGCGTAGCGCCTCCTGATCTCTCAGTTATTGCAAGATCTCGTGGCGCAGATTGGCTATACACATATTTACGCACTTTTTATCAAGATTCAGAAACTTATAGTGGTTGGAACAATCTGATTTTTGATAAAGTTGCCATGCCACATGTACTCCATCACCTACAAGGTTGGCAAGTACTTGATTCAGGAACAAATAGTCTGGTTGTAACGAAACCAGGTACGATGACAAGTGAAGAATACGATAAATTTGTAGCTGATTTGGTTAACTACATGGTCTATTTAGGCGAACCACATGCAGCTTATCGTAAAGAACTTGGAACAATTGTCTTGCTGTTTCTGTTTGGCATGTTGGGATTAACCTACTTACTTAAGAAAGAATATTGGAGAGATATACATTGA
- a CDS encoding cytochrome b, with protein sequence MEKKQNSIMEWIDRRYPLTVTWKAHLAEYYAPKNFNFWYYFGSLALLVLVNQLLTGIFLTMSYKPDAGMAFASVEYIMRDVDFGWLIRYMHSTGASMFFVVVYLHMFRGMMYGSYRKPRELLWLIGMAIFFVLMSLAFTGYILPWGQMSYWGAQVIVSMFGAIPVIGDTLSNWILGDFLLSDAALNRFFAYHVVTLPVLIVVLVFVHIIALHETGSNNPDGIEIKENKDPETGIPVDGIPFHPYYTVKDIFGVIGFLIVFCGIIFFAPEMGGYFLEDNNFIPANPLSTPDHIAPVWYFTPFYSMLRAVTVNFLGVDAKLWGVILMAAAVVIFCFLPWLDRSPVKSIRYKGPYFKIALTLFVISFFVLGWLGTETVTPLRTVLAQIFTVIYFAFFLLMPWYSKIDKVKPEPKNVTK encoded by the coding sequence ATGGAAAAAAAACAAAATTCAATAATGGAGTGGATAGATCGACGCTATCCGCTGACAGTTACTTGGAAGGCACATCTGGCTGAATATTATGCCCCCAAGAATTTTAACTTCTGGTATTACTTCGGTTCACTAGCTCTGTTAGTGCTGGTTAATCAGTTGTTAACCGGTATTTTTCTAACAATGAGCTACAAACCTGATGCGGGAATGGCTTTTGCATCAGTTGAATACATTATGCGGGATGTTGATTTTGGCTGGTTGATCAGATATATGCATTCAACTGGCGCTTCCATGTTCTTTGTGGTGGTCTATCTGCATATGTTCCGTGGCATGATGTATGGATCCTATCGTAAGCCACGCGAATTACTATGGCTGATTGGTATGGCCATATTTTTCGTGCTGATGAGTCTGGCCTTTACAGGTTATATCCTGCCATGGGGACAAATGTCCTACTGGGGTGCCCAGGTTATCGTGAGTATGTTTGGCGCTATACCGGTAATCGGTGATACATTATCCAATTGGATTTTGGGTGACTTTTTGTTGTCAGATGCTGCCTTGAACCGATTCTTTGCTTATCACGTAGTAACACTCCCTGTATTGATTGTGGTGCTGGTGTTTGTGCATATTATTGCGCTGCATGAAACAGGTTCAAATAACCCTGATGGTATTGAAATTAAAGAGAATAAAGATCCTGAAACAGGTATTCCGGTTGATGGTATTCCATTTCATCCTTACTACACGGTTAAAGATATTTTTGGAGTAATAGGTTTCCTAATTGTATTTTGTGGGATTATTTTCTTTGCTCCGGAAATGGGTGGTTACTTCCTGGAGGACAATAACTTCATACCGGCCAATCCGTTAAGCACGCCAGATCATATTGCTCCAGTATGGTATTTCACACCTTTTTATTCCATGTTACGTGCAGTAACAGTGAATTTTCTTGGGGTGGATGCTAAGTTGTGGGGGGTAATCTTGATGGCAGCAGCAGTAGTCATATTTTGCTTCTTGCCTTGGCTGGATCGTAGCCCTGTTAAATCAATTCGTTATAAAGGGCCCTATTTTAAAATCGCATTGACTCTTTTTGTAATCAGTTTCTTTGTACTAGGCTGGTTAGGAACCGAGACAGTCACACCTTTGCGTACTGTATTGGCACAAATTTTCACTGTGATTTATTTTGCTTTCTTTCTATTGATGCCGTGGTATAGCAAAATAGATAAAGTTAAACCTGAACCGAAGAACGTAACAAAATGA
- a CDS encoding tRNA-specific adenosine deaminase, which produces MKYDELKYLQRCIELATEALEAGDEPFGSALVAANGTILAEGRNRVASGDHTRHPEFELARWAAANMTPEERAQATVFTSGEHCPMCAAAHGWVGLGRIVYVSSAAQLTAWLTELGVPASPVRALPIQEIVPGLVVEGPFPDLAEQVHELHRRFYKKQQAN; this is translated from the coding sequence GTGAAGTACGATGAACTGAAATATCTCCAACGCTGTATCGAACTGGCAACTGAAGCACTGGAAGCAGGTGATGAACCATTTGGTTCGGCGTTAGTTGCAGCCAATGGCACTATTCTTGCTGAAGGTCGTAATCGTGTAGCATCTGGTGATCATACGCGTCACCCGGAATTTGAATTGGCACGCTGGGCTGCAGCAAACATGACTCCAGAAGAACGCGCGCAAGCAACCGTATTTACCTCCGGTGAGCATTGTCCCATGTGTGCTGCTGCGCATGGATGGGTCGGATTGGGGCGCATCGTATATGTCAGTTCTGCTGCGCAATTGACCGCCTGGCTGACGGAATTAGGTGTGCCCGCATCACCAGTGCGTGCATTGCCAATTCAGGAGATAGTGCCTGGTCTTGTCGTAGAAGGTCCGTTTCCGGATCTGGCAGAGCAAGTGCATGAGCTACATCGTCGTTTTTACAAAAAGCAGCAAGCTAATTAA
- a CDS encoding stringent starvation protein A, translating to MMTLYSTATCPFSHRCRIVLHEKDMDFQVIDVDPNNVPEDVAAISSHGNIPILVERDLILYEANIINEYIDDRFPHPQLMPAEPVTRARARLFLHRFEKEFFRHIETLEQGSQKAADKARTEMANGLAMIAPILDKQKYMLGDDYTMLDVAIAPLLWRLDHYGIKLPKQAAPLLKYAERLFSRPLFIEALTPAEKLMRK from the coding sequence ATGATGACATTATATTCAACGGCAACTTGTCCTTTTAGTCATCGGTGCCGTATTGTATTACACGAAAAGGACATGGATTTTCAGGTAATTGATGTGGATCCTAATAATGTACCTGAAGATGTTGCTGCCATTAGTTCGCACGGCAATATACCGATTTTGGTTGAGAGAGACTTGATACTGTATGAGGCAAACATCATTAATGAATATATTGATGATCGTTTTCCTCATCCTCAACTAATGCCAGCTGAACCAGTAACACGTGCACGTGCACGATTGTTTTTGCACAGATTCGAGAAAGAGTTTTTTAGACATATTGAAACTCTTGAACAAGGAAGCCAGAAAGCTGCAGATAAAGCGCGTACAGAAATGGCAAATGGCCTGGCAATGATCGCCCCCATCCTGGATAAACAAAAATACATGTTGGGAGATGATTACACCATGTTGGATGTAGCCATTGCTCCATTGCTATGGCGGCTTGATCATTACGGAATCAAGTTGCCCAAACAAGCTGCGCCGCTGCTAAAATATGCAGAAAGACTGTTTAGCAGGCCGTTATTTATCGAAGCACTGACACCAGCTGAGAAATTGATGCGCAAATAA
- a CDS encoding putative aminoacrylate peracid reductase RutC → MTRKLISSGSTFEKEIGYSRAVVVDNWVLVSGTTGFDYSKMTISDDLLEQAEQCFKNIELALEQAGSSMKDVVRVTYVFPKTEDFEKCWPIMRKYLGDVQPSAMMLTSDLSDPRMKIEIQVTAYRNSN, encoded by the coding sequence ATGACACGTAAACTTATCAGTTCAGGCTCTACATTCGAAAAAGAAATCGGCTATTCCCGCGCTGTCGTTGTAGACAACTGGGTGCTGGTATCAGGCACCACCGGTTTTGACTACAGCAAGATGACTATTTCAGATGATTTGTTAGAACAAGCGGAACAGTGTTTTAAAAATATTGAGCTGGCATTAGAACAAGCTGGTTCCAGTATGAAGGATGTGGTACGCGTTACTTACGTGTTTCCTAAAACAGAAGATTTTGAAAAATGCTGGCCTATTATGCGCAAGTATTTGGGGGATGTGCAGCCATCTGCAATGATGTTAACTTCAGATTTATCTGATCCGCGGATGAAGATAGAAATTCAGGTAACTGCTTATCGTAATAGTAATTAA